A stretch of the Equus caballus isolate H_3958 breed thoroughbred chromosome X, TB-T2T, whole genome shotgun sequence genome encodes the following:
- the LOC106781351 gene encoding P antigen family member 3-like has product MTFVVAVPGRDEGGRWAAEGGGSEEDGVSPGGSRDCRQHGLRSPQWGLGRGRAQKLSDEQPQQEKPSTESQNITPGQERDDDGAPVVDGNGWRKKNHYEWRRCMCELALQKTGGTRRDGPDVKRKFLTNLEPSKMPEVGMLLI; this is encoded by the exons ATGACCTTTGTTGTGGCGGTGCCGGGACGGGACGAGGGAGGACGGTGGGCCGCGGAGGGGGGTGGGTCCGAGGAAGACGGGGTGAGTCCTGGGGGCAGCCGGGACTGCCGACAGCACGGACTCCGGAGTCCTCAGTGGGGCCTGGGCAGAGGGCGG GCCCAGAAACTCAGCGATGAACAACCTCAACAAGAAAAACCATCAACTGAAAGTCAGAATATTACACCTGGTCAGGAGAGAGATGATGATGGAGCACCTGTGGTTGATGGTAATGGATGGAGAAAGAAGAATCACTATGAATGGAGgaggtgtatgtgt GAACTGGCTCTGCAAAAGACTGGGGGTACTCGCAGAGATGGTCCTGATGTCAAGAGGAAGTTCCTAACAAATCTAGAACCCAGTAAAATGCCAGAAGTAGGAATGTTATTAATTTAG